From a single Carassius auratus strain Wakin chromosome 38, ASM336829v1, whole genome shotgun sequence genomic region:
- the LOC113057231 gene encoding pleckstrin homology domain-containing family H member 2-like: MAEGDGNAGREWKEKCMALEALLFKFRGQMSVIRELTAEKMQQLETQVLEAERRAYEANQQVQWMEERLKTSDIQSSDSELPLFRRFQNLQKLLREKDEFIATLKQQLEEQKQNRIQDAKTVEEKAAKIKEWVMRKLNEFDIENASLREINQQQEAEIQDLRTRLQAMELALGSGGQVQPSAGEAQRLSSLTFGCFQIRGKSPQVLTGPEPSQKSISTLPDREPSHTDCRRTSTDSRMKEDCPETECVARCPETGSEDEDERDSTCGVSSILSSAASEGERSLFGGLRFSRPVSETYHTASDDSSSLFDDDMQRVECSRLCLPGTNNASKKDSEKVDTEDGSSDELNKRFQSQCLDSSSSSSETNTPSPILTPALTPKRPTPSQDSQDTPASPKQPRLRNPNVFNVSLALAKKHLSQPPLYSEAAHGRTRNAFSMLRPLRPQETDMDQEKKMETGEREHAEVPPEEPETVPGSKPPTPPLHRLPSWESRIYAVAKSGIRLSETSCADVANKDSSHASSCPAHMLYTSLIYRNTSAPVFATHKGKATLLSNSEFSEESSSSEEEESSEECQCNSGEEEHSQTSGSETHKSSSHESPRSLKRAVSLSSMTSESDYAIPPDAYSTDTECSEPENKHPKTCSSSTDNGKTESMEKSGYLLKMVKTWKKTWKRHWFVLKDGELLYYKSPSDVIRKPQGQIELNACSTIARGDGKQMLQVVTGKSVCNLKADSPNLLEEWLRVLQSVLRIKAASPLYTHPDTRPAMKGHLTKVKHGYSKHVWCALFGKTLYYFRNQEDKFPLGQIKLWEARVEEVQKSCDAAEVSAQYTLSIQSVNQDPTYLLIDSPHEKTAWLYHLSVAAGRAVEPVGTEFEQLLGKLLSVEGDPGSLLWRHPTLCFTNEGLSSPLTTLPSQALQTEAIKLFKTCQLFINVAIDTPAIDYHVSLAQCALQVCLTHPELQNEIYCQLIKQTQRTQPYGPPPGTLQGWQFLALCVGLFLPTPPILRFLQVHLKRHGDSRTEEGKYAIYCQRSLEWTQQKGDRQARSSRTEILSILLRNPYHHSLPFSVPVHFLNNTYQVVSFDASTTVEEFQSRLNQDTGMRKTAQSGFSLYSDDPTGKDLEHCLQGNLKICDIISKWEQASKEQHTGKSENARTVKLTYKNRLYFSQQMRGETERERLLLAYQTNLEITAGHFPVNKELALEMAALLAQVEFGDFERPFSPGASGAAQTKSNQTLKQVLERFYPKHYRHSCTEEQMRQLLQRLSARWASLRGRSSSECIRIYLTVARKWSFFGAKLFEAESVTPSQKNVHVWLAVHEDGVSMLEFSSVKVLASYPYKSIVTFGACGQDFMLSSGTNTSKEKSAEKHLFAMALSKVRDVTLLIASYINCTQQRKATAHHLSAPALLLALPGEMKKSKESRSKSPPAACRPSKAPTLL, encoded by the exons ATGCAGCAGCTGGAGACACAGGTACTGGAAGCAGAGCGGAGGGCATATGAGGCCAACCAGCAG gtgcaaTGGATGGAAGAGCGTCTAAAGACATCAGATATCCAGTCGAGTGATTCAGAGCTGCCACTGTTCAGGCGCTTTCAAAATCTCCAAAAGCTACTGCGGGAGAAAGACGAGTTTATTGCCACGCTCAAGCAACAGCTGGAGGAACAG AAACAGAACCGAATCCAAGATGCCAAGACAgttgaagaaaaagcagccaagatCAAGGAATGGGTCATGAGGAAGCTGAACGAA TTTGATATAGAGAATGCCTCTCTGAGAGAGATCAACCAACAGCAGGAGGCAGAGATACAAGACCTGAGAACACGACTGCAAG ccATGGAGCTGGCTTTGGGTTCTGGGGGCCAAGTGCAGCCCAGTGCGGGTGAGGCCCAGCGGCTCAGCAGTCTGACTTTTGGCTGTTTTCAAATCAGAGGGAAGAGCCCTCAGGTACTGACGGGCCCAGAGCCGTCCCAGAAGAGCATCAGCACCCTGCCAGATCGTGAGCCCTCACACACAGACTGCAGGAGAACCTCTACTG ATTCTAGGATGAAAGAAGACTGTCCAGAAACAGAGTGTGTTGCTCGTTGCCCTGAGACAGGATCAGAGGACGAGGATGAGCGGGACAGCACCTGTGGTGTCTCCTCGATCCTGTCCAGTGCTGCCTCTGAAGGGGAGAGGAGTCTATTTGGAGGTCTGCGTTTCAGTCGCCCCGTGAGTGAGACCTACCACACAGCCTCAGACGACAGCAGCTCGCTGTTCGATGATGACATGCAGCGCGTGGAGTGCTCCAGACTTTGCCTTCCTGGCACCAATAACGCTTCAAAAAAAGACAGCGAGAAGGTGGACACTGAGGATGGATCCTCAGATGAGCTGAATAAACGCTTCCAGTCACAATGTCTTGATTCCTCGTCATCCTCCAGTGAGACAAACACCCCCAGCCCCATATTAACTCCAGCTCTCACACCAAAGCGGCCCACCCCATCGCAGGACTCCCAAGACACCCCAGCCTCCCCCAAACAGCCCCGACTGCGCAAtccaaatgtgtttaatgttagTTTGGCATTGGCTAAAAAGCATCTGAGTCAGCCTCCGCTGTACAGTGAAGCTGCCCATGGGCGGACACGAAACGCATTCAGCATGCTACGTCCTCTACGTCCTCAGGAAACAGACATGGACCAGGAGAAAAAGATGGAGACAGGAGAACGAGAGCATGCCGAAGTGCCACCcgaggaaccagaaaccgtgCCCGGGAGTAAACCTCCGACCCCTCCGCTGCACAGACTGCCCTCTTGG GAGAGCAGAATATATGCTGTGGCAAAATCTGGAATCCGTCTGTCAGAGACATCGTGTGCAGATGTAGCTAATAAAG ACTCCTCCCACGCATCCTCATGCCCCGCCCACATGCTCTACACATCCCTCATCTACAGGAACACAAGCGCACCTGTCTTTGCCACACACAAAGGG AAAGCGACTTTGTTAAGCAACAGTGAGTTCTCGGAGGAGTCATCTAGTTCTGAGGAGGAGGAGAGTTCGGAGGAGTGTCAGTGTAACTCTGGAGAGGAGGAACACTCCCAGACCTCTGGATCCGAGACACACAAGAGCAGTAGCCATGAAAGCCCCCGCTCACTTAAGAGAG CTGTGTCGCTGTCTTCTATGACTTCTGAGAGTGACTACGCCATCCCTCCTGATGCTTACTCCACTGACACGGAGTGCTCTGAACCTGAAAACAAACACCCAAAGACCTGCTCTTCCAGCACGGACAACGGCAAGACT GAGTCTATGGAGAAGTCTGGGTACCTGCTCAAGATGGTcaagacgtggaagaaaacgtgGAAGAGACACTGGTTTGTTCTGAAGGACGGGGAGCTTCTCTACTACAAATCACCA AGTGACGTGATCCGTAAACCCCAAGGTCAGATTGAGCTGAATGCATGCAGCACCATAGCACGTGGTGATGGCAAACAGATGCTTCag GTGGTGACGGGTAAGAGTGTGTGTAATCTGAAGGCAGACTCCCCAAACCTGCTGGAGGAGTGGCTGAGGGTCCTGCAGAGCGTCCTGAGGATCAAAGCTGCAAGTCCGCTCTACACTCACCCTGACACACGGCCCGCTATGAAAGGACATCTCACAAAG GTGAAGCATGGCTACTCTAAGCATGTGTGGTGTGCGCTGTTTGGGAAGACTCTCTACTACTTCAGAAATCAAGAGGACAAG TTTCCTCTGGGTCAGATCAAACTGTGGGAGGCTCGTGTAGAGGAAGTGCAGAAGTCATGTGACGCAGCTGAAGTCTCCGCTCAGTACACACTCTCCATTCAGTCAGTGAATCAGGACCCCACATACCTGCTCATCGACTCGCCTCATGAGAAG ACGGCCTGGCTGTACCATCTGTCTGTGGCCGCGGGCCGCGCCGTGGAGCCGGTGGGGACTGAGTTCGAGCAGCTGCTTGGTAAACTGCTCAGCGTAGAGGGAGATCCAG GGTCTCTGCTCTGGAGACACCCGACTCTCTGCTTTACTAATGAAGGACTGTCGTCTCCACTCACCACCCTTCCTTCACAAGCTCTGCAAACCGAAGCCATCAAGCTCTTTAAG ACGTGTCAGCTCTTCATTAACGTGGCCATTGACACTCCAGCCATAGATTATCACGTGAGTCTCGCCCAGTGCGCTCTGCAAGTGTGTCTCACCCATCCAGAGCTGCAGAACGAGATCTACTGCCAGCTTATCAAACAGACACAGAGGACGCAGCCGTACGGACCGCCGCCGGGAACCCTGCAG GGATGGCAGTTCCtggctctgtgtgtcggtctttTCCTGCCCACACCTCCTATTCTTCGGTTTTTGCAGGTTCATCTCAAAAGGCATGGAGATTCCAG GACGGAAGAAGGGAAGTATGCCATTTACTGTCAGCGCTCACTGGAGTGGACGCAGCAGAAGGGGGATCGCCAGGCCCGATCGTCACGAACCGAGATCCTGTCCATCTTACTCAGGAACCCTTATCATCACTCTCTGCCTTTCAGCGTCCCTGTACACTTCCTTAACAACACCTACCAG GTTGTTAGTTTTGATGCTTCAACCACAGTGGAGGAGTTTCAGAGTCGGCTGAACCAGGACACAGGCATGAGGAAAACTGCTCAGTCTGGTTTCAGCCTTTATTCTGATGACCCCACGGGCAAAGACCTTGAGCACTGCCTTCAGGGAAACCTAAAG ATCTGTGACATTATTTCAAAATGGGAGCAGGCCTCGAAGGAGCAGCACACAGGCAAATCCGAGAACGCCAGGACGGTGAAACTCACTTATAAGAACCG GTTATACTTCTCCCAGCAGATGAGAGGGGAGACCGAGAGAGAGCGTTTGCTTCTGGCGTACCAAACTAATTTGGAAATTACAGCTGGACACTTCCCTGTCAACAAAGAGCTTGCTTTAGAAATGGCCGCCCTGCTTGCTCAG GTGGAGTTTGGGGACTTTGAGCGTCCATTTAGTCCAGGTGCTTCAGGAGCTGCACAGACCAAATCTAACCAGACCCTGAAACAGGTTCTGGAGCGCTTCTACCCGAAGCACTACCGACACTCCTGCACTGAGGAACAGATGAG GCAGTTGCTGCAGAGGCTCTCTGCCCGGTGGGCATCTCTGAGGGGTCGGAGTTCATCAGAGTGCATACGAATTTATCTAACCGTGGCTCGCAAGTGGTCATTTTTTGGAGCCAAGCTATTTGAGGCTGAG TCCGTGACTCCATCACAGAAGAACGTGCATGTTTGGCTGGCGGTACATGAAGATGGAGTCAGCATGCTAGAGTTCAGCTCTGTA AAAGTCCTTGCGTCCTACCCTTATAAAAGCATCGTGACCTTCGGAGCGTGCGGTCAGGACTTCATGCTGAGTTCTGgcacaaacacatccaaagagaagtCTGCAGAGAAGCATCTGTTTGCCATGGCCCTGTCAAAG GTTCGAGACGTGACGTTGCTTATAGCCAGCTACATTAACTGCACACAACAACGAAAAGCTACAGCGCACCACCTGTCCGCCCCGGCTCTGCTGCTGGCTCtacctggagagatgaagaagagCAAGGAATCGAGGAGCAAGTCTCCTCCAGCCGCCTGCAGACCCAGCAAAGCACCCACCCTGCTTTAA
- the LOC113057230 gene encoding epithelial cell adhesion molecule-like, protein MKFLVALFVAVLVEAVASDCSCTNMKWATCDGDPCQCTLQFNKTTKQPIDCTKLIPKCFLMKAEMFLVRNNKSGKLIGGKPVETAFVDNDGIYDPDCENDGKFKAVQCNGTDVCWCVNSAGVRRSDKGDKNIKCEPVETYWVRLELKHKDVAAPDDVNKWKTGIENALQERYKLDKKLLSDVQYDQAGRLLVVDVKKPIGSSDPDLSLMTYYMEKDVKVLPLFQNGQPFEVSVEGSKVSMENILVYYVDEVAPTFTMQKLTGGVIAVIVVVSLIVIGGLLVIFFVARRQKAQYSKAPPREMETLS, encoded by the exons ATGAAGTTTTTAGTCGCCTTGTTTGTTGCTGTGTTAGTGGAAGCGGTCGCCTCAGATT GTTCTTGTACCAATATGAAATGGGCCACATGTGACGGAGACCCATGCCAGTGCACTCTTCAATTCAATAAGACAACCAAGCAACCGATTGATTGCACAAAAT TGATTCCCAAGTGTTTCCTCATGAAAGCGGAGATGtttctcgtcagaaacaacaagtCTGGAAAATTAATCGGTGGGAAGCCGGTAGAAACGGCTTTTGTGGACAATGATGGCATCTATGACCCAGACTGTGAGAATGATGGAAAGTTCAAGGCAGTCCAGTGTAACGGCACTGATGTGTGCTGGTGCGTCAACAGTGCCGGTGTGCGCAGAAGTGACAAGGGAGACAAGAACATCAAGTGTGAGCCCGTGGAGACCTA TTGGGTTCGTCTGGAACTGAAGCATAAAGATGTGGCTGCGCCAGACGATGTTAACAAATGGAAGAC TGGGATTGAAAATGCATTACAGGAACGTTACAAGTTGGATAAGAAACTTTTGTCTGACGTTCAG TATGACCAAGCTGGCCGTCTCCTTGTCGTGGATGTGAAAAAGCCTATTGGATCCAGTGATCCAGACCTGTCCCTCATGACTTACTACATGGAGAAGGAT GTCAAAGTTCTGCCCCTCTTTCAAAACGGTCAACCATTTGAAGTCAGTGTTGAGGGATCCAAGGTGTCCATGGAGAACATCCTGGTGTACTATGTAGATGAAGTGGCACCCACCTTCACTATGCAGAAGCTGACTGGTGGGGTCATTGCTGTCATTGTGGTGGTCAGCCTGATTGTGATTGGTGGACTTCTGGTTATT ttcttcgTCGCACGGCGACAGAAGGCCCAGTACAGCAAAGCACCG CCCAGAGAGATGGAGACCTTGTCTTAA